In the genome of Anas platyrhynchos isolate ZD024472 breed Pekin duck chromosome 21, IASCAAS_PekinDuck_T2T, whole genome shotgun sequence, one region contains:
- the GGT7 gene encoding glutathione hydrolase 7 isoform X2, whose protein sequence is MGSQDVSPLRETSKDPFSGDCSCRQDGLTVIITACLTFATGVTVALIMQIYFGDPQIFQHGAVVTDAAHCTALGIKVLNKQGSSVDAAIASALCAGIVNPHVSGIGGGGVMLVHDIRKNRSQVIDFREVAPLGIPLEGDLQKDTKPGLLVGVPGMIQGMHQAHQLHGRLSWSKLLGLVAAVAQDGFNVTHDLAKALTELKDLNYSDKFREIFLPDGQPLLPGMFVRRLDLAAVLELVGAEGPSAFYSSNLTQEIISEVHNYGGVLVEEDFSNYSIIVEDPVHTVYRGHLVLTPPPPHAGPALITALNILEGFNISSQASRGNILHWMAETLKVALSQASNLGDPSDDVSVTHAAESMLSKSEANSLRQLINDSQSFSSDFRLPHFSVESGPAASQVLVMGPDDFIVVAVSSLNRPFGSGIITPSGILLNSQMLDFSWQNKTMNHSIPRPQNLIQPRKRPLSFLLPTIVRPSEGMCGTYLCLGANNGDKALSGIVQVLVNVLALNKNLSESLSLGRLHPQLQSNTLQVDSELPEEDIECLVARGHEVDKVKVISLVHGARRTNSFIIGLKDPRSVDAAGATIL, encoded by the exons ATGGGCAGCCAGGACGTGTCCCCTCTGCGGGAGACCAGCAAGGACCCGTTCTCCGGAGACTGCAGCTGCCGGCAGGACGGGCTGACTGTCATCATCACTGCCTGCCTCACCTTCGCCACAGGGGTCACGGTGGCCTTGATCATGCAGATCTATTTCGGGGACCCTCAG ATCTTCCAGCACGGTGCCGTGGTGACGGACGCTGCCCACTGCACAGCCCTGGGCATCAAGGTGCTCAACAAGCAGGGCTCCTCGGTGGATGCAGCCATCGCCTCAGCCCTCTGCGCAGGAATTGTGAACCCCCACGTGTCGGGCATCGGCGG GGGTGGGGTGATGCTGGTCCACGACATCCGGAAGAACCGGAGCCAGGTGATCGACTTCCGTGAGGTGGCTCCCCTGGGCATCCCGCTGGAAGGGGACCTGCAGAAGGACACCAAG CCAGGTCTGCTGGTGGGGGTGCCAGGCATGATACAAGGCATGCACCAGGCGCACCAGTTGCATGGGAG GCTCTCCTGGTCAAAGCTGCTGGGCCTCGTGGCTGCTGTTGCTCAGGACGGGTTTAATGTCACACATGACTTGG CCAAAGCTCTGACTGAACTGAAGGACCTGAACTACTCTGACAAATTCCGGGAGATCTTCCTGCCAGACGgccagcctctgctgcctggcATGTTTGTGAGGCGCCTGGACCTCGCAGCCGTCTTGGAGCTGGTGGGAGCAGAAGGGCCATCAGCCTTCTACAGCAGCAACTTGACCCAGGAGATCATCTCTGAG GTGCACAACTATGGAGGAGTCCTGGTGGAGGAAGACTTCAGCAATTACAGCATCATAGTGGAGGATCCTGTCCACACGGTATATCGAG GTCATCTTGTTTTGACTCCCCCACCTCCACATGCAGGTCCTGCACTGATCACAGCACtgaacatccttgagggctttaACATCTCAAGTCAAGCATCCAGGGGGAATATCTTGCACTGGATGGCAGAG ACCTTAAAAGTAGCCCTGAGTCAAGCTAGCAACTTGGGAGACCCATCCGATGATGTGTCTGTCACTCATGCTGCAGAAAGCATGTTGAG CAAATCAGAAGCTAACTCCTTGCGCCAGCTGATTAACGACTCCCAGTCCTTCTCGTCTGATTTCCGCTTGCCGCACTTCTCTGTGGAGAGCGGacctgctgccagccaggttcTTGTCATGGGGCCTGACGACTTCATTGTTGTGGCTGTAAG ttctttgAATCGTCCCTTTGGTAGTGGAATAATAACACCTTCTGGAATCCTTCTGAACAGCCAGATGTTGGACTTCTcctggcaaaacaaaacaatgaaccACTCCATTCCCAGGCCG CAAAACCTCATTCAGCCTCGGAAACGGCCCTTGTCTTTCTTGTTGCCCACCATCGTGAGACCATCTGAGGGGATGTGCGGGACATACCTGTGTCTGGGAGCTAACAATGGGGACAAAGCCTTGAGCGGCATCGTTCAG GTTTTGGTAAATGTTTTAGCACTTAACAAGAATCTGAGTGAAAGTTTGTCACTTGGTCGACTTCACCCACAGCTTCAGTCCAACACCTTGCAGGTTGACA GTGAACTTCCTGAAGAAGATATTGAATGTCTTGTAGCCAGGGGCCATGAAGTGGATAAAGTCAAGGTGATCTCCCTAGTTCATGGGGCCAGGAGAACCAACAGCTTCATCATTGGCCTGAAGGATCCCAGGAGCGTGGATGCTGCTGGAGCCACAATATTATAG
- the GGT7 gene encoding glutathione hydrolase 7 isoform X1 codes for MAAPGGAAGPAVEAESAAAGGGRQRALGAYSPVDYMSITSFPRLPEEEAGGAAEGGLRARKEEDAFLGEQDTDPDSFLKSARLQRLPSSSSEMGSQDVSPLRETSKDPFSGDCSCRQDGLTVIITACLTFATGVTVALIMQIYFGDPQIFQHGAVVTDAAHCTALGIKVLNKQGSSVDAAIASALCAGIVNPHVSGIGGGGVMLVHDIRKNRSQVIDFREVAPLGIPLEGDLQKDTKPGLLVGVPGMIQGMHQAHQLHGRLSWSKLLGLVAAVAQDGFNVTHDLAKALTELKDLNYSDKFREIFLPDGQPLLPGMFVRRLDLAAVLELVGAEGPSAFYSSNLTQEIISEVHNYGGVLVEEDFSNYSIIVEDPVHTVYRGHLVLTPPPPHAGPALITALNILEGFNISSQASRGNILHWMAETLKVALSQASNLGDPSDDVSVTHAAESMLSKSEANSLRQLINDSQSFSSDFRLPHFSVESGPAASQVLVMGPDDFIVVAVSSLNRPFGSGIITPSGILLNSQMLDFSWQNKTMNHSIPRPQNLIQPRKRPLSFLLPTIVRPSEGMCGTYLCLGANNGDKALSGIVQVLVNVLALNKNLSESLSLGRLHPQLQSNTLQVDSELPEEDIECLVARGHEVDKVKVISLVHGARRTNSFIIGLKDPRSVDAAGATIL; via the exons ATGGCGGCACcggggggcgcggcggggcccgCGGTTGAAGCGGAgtcggcggcggcgggggggggccggcaGCGCGCCCTGGGCGCCTACTCCCCCGTGGACTACATGAGCATCACCAGCTTCCCTCGCCTGCCCGAGGAGGAGGCGGGCGGAGCGGCCGAGGGCGGCCTCCGAGCCCGGAAGGAGGAGGACGCGTTCCTGGGCGAGCAGGACACGG ACCCAGACTCCTTCCTGAAGTCTGCACGTCTCCAGCGCCTGCCCTCGTCCTCCTCGGAAATGGGCAGCCAGGACGTGTCCCCTCTGCGGGAGACCAGCAAGGACCCGTTCTCCGGAGACTGCAGCTGCCGGCAGGACGGGCTGACTGTCATCATCACTGCCTGCCTCACCTTCGCCACAGGGGTCACGGTGGCCTTGATCATGCAGATCTATTTCGGGGACCCTCAG ATCTTCCAGCACGGTGCCGTGGTGACGGACGCTGCCCACTGCACAGCCCTGGGCATCAAGGTGCTCAACAAGCAGGGCTCCTCGGTGGATGCAGCCATCGCCTCAGCCCTCTGCGCAGGAATTGTGAACCCCCACGTGTCGGGCATCGGCGG GGGTGGGGTGATGCTGGTCCACGACATCCGGAAGAACCGGAGCCAGGTGATCGACTTCCGTGAGGTGGCTCCCCTGGGCATCCCGCTGGAAGGGGACCTGCAGAAGGACACCAAG CCAGGTCTGCTGGTGGGGGTGCCAGGCATGATACAAGGCATGCACCAGGCGCACCAGTTGCATGGGAG GCTCTCCTGGTCAAAGCTGCTGGGCCTCGTGGCTGCTGTTGCTCAGGACGGGTTTAATGTCACACATGACTTGG CCAAAGCTCTGACTGAACTGAAGGACCTGAACTACTCTGACAAATTCCGGGAGATCTTCCTGCCAGACGgccagcctctgctgcctggcATGTTTGTGAGGCGCCTGGACCTCGCAGCCGTCTTGGAGCTGGTGGGAGCAGAAGGGCCATCAGCCTTCTACAGCAGCAACTTGACCCAGGAGATCATCTCTGAG GTGCACAACTATGGAGGAGTCCTGGTGGAGGAAGACTTCAGCAATTACAGCATCATAGTGGAGGATCCTGTCCACACGGTATATCGAG GTCATCTTGTTTTGACTCCCCCACCTCCACATGCAGGTCCTGCACTGATCACAGCACtgaacatccttgagggctttaACATCTCAAGTCAAGCATCCAGGGGGAATATCTTGCACTGGATGGCAGAG ACCTTAAAAGTAGCCCTGAGTCAAGCTAGCAACTTGGGAGACCCATCCGATGATGTGTCTGTCACTCATGCTGCAGAAAGCATGTTGAG CAAATCAGAAGCTAACTCCTTGCGCCAGCTGATTAACGACTCCCAGTCCTTCTCGTCTGATTTCCGCTTGCCGCACTTCTCTGTGGAGAGCGGacctgctgccagccaggttcTTGTCATGGGGCCTGACGACTTCATTGTTGTGGCTGTAAG ttctttgAATCGTCCCTTTGGTAGTGGAATAATAACACCTTCTGGAATCCTTCTGAACAGCCAGATGTTGGACTTCTcctggcaaaacaaaacaatgaaccACTCCATTCCCAGGCCG CAAAACCTCATTCAGCCTCGGAAACGGCCCTTGTCTTTCTTGTTGCCCACCATCGTGAGACCATCTGAGGGGATGTGCGGGACATACCTGTGTCTGGGAGCTAACAATGGGGACAAAGCCTTGAGCGGCATCGTTCAG GTTTTGGTAAATGTTTTAGCACTTAACAAGAATCTGAGTGAAAGTTTGTCACTTGGTCGACTTCACCCACAGCTTCAGTCCAACACCTTGCAGGTTGACA GTGAACTTCCTGAAGAAGATATTGAATGTCTTGTAGCCAGGGGCCATGAAGTGGATAAAGTCAAGGTGATCTCCCTAGTTCATGGGGCCAGGAGAACCAACAGCTTCATCATTGGCCTGAAGGATCCCAGGAGCGTGGATGCTGCTGGAGCCACAATATTATAG
- the RAB5IF gene encoding GEL complex subunit OPTI: MSGGRRREEAPHPQQHAVPDGGAGPRGSAWGRALRSDSAWHDKDEFLDVIYWFRQIIAVILGIIWGVVPLKGFVGIAIFCLINAGVLYLYFSSFQQIDEEEYGGTWELTKEGFMTSFALFLVVWIIFYTAIHYD; encoded by the exons ATGAGCGGCGGGCGGCGCAGGGAGGAGGCGCCGCACCCGCAGCAGCACGCGGTGCCCGacggcggagcggggccgcgcGGCTCGGCCTGGGGCAGGGCGCTGCGCAGCGACTCCGCCTGGCACGACAAG GATGAGTTTTTAGATGTCATCTACTGGTTCCGGCAGATCATTGCAGTTATTTTGGGAATCATCTGGGGAGTAGTTCCTCTGAAAGGCTTCGTGGGAATAGCAAT ATTCTGTCTGATCAATGCTGGTGTTTTGTACCTCTACTTCAGTAGCTTCCAGCAGATAGATGAGGAGGAGTATGGTGGGACATGGGAGCTGACAAAGGAAGGATTCATGACATCTTTTGCCCTATTTCTG GTTGTTTGGATAATCTTCTACACTGCCATCCACTATGATTGA